CAGAGTAGTAGACGTATGCTATGTATGAAAGAGGAGATGGGGAAGTAAGGAAAGAAGACAGGAAGTTTCAGCTGTATAGAATGAAGCAGTTACAAATATAGAAGCAAAAAACTAATGAGCTTAGAATGAGCTCAGGTGTAATAGGGTAACAACACAAGCGAATTAACTTTAACAGAAATACATAGCTTTCATATCTAGATTCTAGATTGATTCTAGATTGAAGTCATGACTCATGAATACACAGATGCACCCAAAAAAATCCCATGGACTTTGATCAAGAGCGCAGTTTTAACTCACATAATCAAACAATGTGCTATATGCCGTTTAAACAGCCACTTGAGTGAACTTTTCTTTTACTGAGTTGATGATTAGTCATATCTATAATTATGTTATAAAACCGATCATTAAAATATAAGCTAATGTTtgttgtcatgtcatgtcataaGACTGGTCTTAATCAGCATAAGGACTTTGTGTCCTGATTAATCAGATTTTTAGTCATTAATCTTAAACCAATTTTAGGACCACCTTATATGTAAACATAACGGGGCAAATGATATTGATAAATGAACAAAAGCTTTTATAGTGAATATTGCTAGTTGAAATTCGCTAGTTTTCCATTGAAGGTCTATATTCATCATGTTTATTAACATAATCAGTTGTTAAGCTGAAATCACTCATATTTGTAGCAGTTGTAACTGTACAGTTCTCTGTTGTACTGTAACTGAATCTAAAGAGTCTAAAGGATGTGATATTTACAGTAGAGTGGCACAAgtcagaggtgggagtaagtcacacatgtgcaagtcacaagtaagtctcaagtcatgaatgtcaagtcgagtcttttttaaaatttgtcaagcaagtcttaagtctcaaatttgtgacttaagtctgactcaagtcaagtcccccatctctgagtcgtTTAACTCAAGtcagagtcaagtctcaagtcatgaatgtcaagtcagtcaagtcttttttttttatatttgtcaagcaagtctcaaatttgcgacttaagtctgactcgagtccccatctctggtACAAGGTAtagtctgaaaagaaaaaatataattgcTAACCCTGGTGTACTGATTGTGGCTTTATCCACCAGGTGGAGCATGGCTGCTTCAAGCCCCTTGCACAGTTACAAGACCTGGTGCTAGACGGCTGTAAGCTCAACCCTACCTTCATGTCCACACTTTGTAAGGAACTGTCTGACACCTCGTTAAGAAACCTGTCTGTCCAAGATACACAGCAGGTCATGCTGACAAACAGCACCTTCATGGGTCTAGGCAAGACTAACCTCACTATTCTGGATCTCTCCAACAACAAAATGAATCAGATCAGTAATGGAGCCTTTCAGTGGTTTCCCATGCTGGTGTACCTCTCTTTAGAGTACAACAACTTAAAACATTTAACCAACGGTACCTTCATGGGGCTGAAAAGTCTAAGGAAACTCAAACTACAGATGGCGCTAACTAAAAGTCACACATCTGCTTTGCCAGTCATAGACGACTTCTCTTTCCAGCCACTGGTCCAGCTTGAATATCTGTACATGGAGAGGACAGCATTTAGGGAGATCACTGAGAATATATTTTATGGACTTCTGTGCCTGAGAGAGCTGAATCTGGGTTGGAGCAGCACAGGGCTAAAGATAATCAGCAACACCACCTTCGCCTCCTTGAAAGGATCTCCACTCCTTCAGACACTCAATCTTTCAGGTATGGGTATTAAAGGCCTTGGCCCAGGAGCTTTTTCAAGCTTGGGAAACCTCAAGACTCTTGTGCTTAGTCACAACTTTATCAACCAGAATCTGACAGGGAAAGAGTTTGAGGGTCTTAACAGTATCAAGGAACTTCATTTATCCTTCAACCAGCAGATGATTACTTTAATGTCTACAGCTTTCTTCCATGTACCCACATTGAGCACTCTGATGCTTGGGCATGCACTAAGCCCTAATTTGGATGTGGAACCTTCTCCTTTTCGACCGCTTGTCAACCTGATGATGCTGGATCTCAGTAATAACAATATTGCAAACATCAGAAACGGCTTGCTCGAGGGACTAGACCATCTTAGTGTGCTGAAACTGCAGCACAATAATTTGGCCAGGGTGTGGAAAAATGCTAATCCTGGGGGTCCAATGCTATTTCTCTCCGATGCTCAGAACCTTACTGTTCTTCAGTTGGACTACAATGGTCTTGATGAGATTCCAAGAATGGCCTTCCAAGGCCTCTCACAGCTAAAATACCTCAGTATTAGTGGGAATCTCTTGAATTTTCTGCACGACTCAATTTTTGATGACTTGCGGTCTTTGCGCTTCCTGCAGCTGCAGAAAAATCTCTTGACCTCAGTGCGGCGGGAGACATTCAGGGTGCCACTGTCCAACCTGACCGAGCTAATCATGGACCATAATCCCTTTGATTGCACTTGTGAGAGCATGCTATGGTTCCACACATGGCTCAATACTACCAACACCAGTGTACCAGACCGTGACAAAAGCTACATCTGCAACACCCCATCCATGTACTTCAACTGTTCTGTGATGGACTTCAACCCAGAATCTTGTAAGGACATGGTACCCTTTAAGGCTGCGTATATAATCACCAGTACCTTAGTACTAGGTCTGATGGCTATAGCCTTCCTGGTTCACTACCAGGGCTGGAGGATTCAATTCTACTGGAATATTGTAGTCAATCGGACCCTAGACATAAATGACTCCCGCTACAGGAGGGTAACAGAGTGCAGATATGAATATAAAGCCTACATTGTCCATGCTCAAAAGGATAAACTTTGGGTTGAACGAAGTTTGCTTCCTCTGGAAGACAAGAATTTCAGATTCTTTTTGGAGGACCGGGATGCAATGCCAGGCTGCTCAACATTAGAGACCATTGTGGACAACATGAGGATGTCCCGGAAAGTGGTTTTTGTTGTCACAGAGGCACTTTTGAATGATCCCTGGTGTAGAAAGTAAGTCTAATTAACACAAAACTTGCACTCCTTTtatcaaattattttaaaatcactaAGTAAAGCttacttttgttttaatatttatataataagcaTACAAATGGTAAAAGTTATTAATTGCCTATCATGCACAAAGGCTTCATTTCCTTTACTGCCTAGTTACAGCTTGAAACAAGTCACAGGTGTCATTTCggttccatctttctttctttgtcatgAACTTCCTGTAGGTTTAAAGCACACCAAGCACTTCACCAGGTAATGGAAGAAAACCGAGACTCGCTGGTTCTTATTTTCTTGGAGGATGTTGCAGATTACCTCCTGACTCAGTCGCTCTTGTTGCGCAAAGGCATGCTAAAACGTCGATGCATGGTCCATTGGCCTCTGCAAAAAGAACGCATCCCTGCATTTCGCCAGAAACTGCAGCTAGCATTAGCTTCAAGCAACCGAGTCCGCTAATGCTTTCTATTCAGGGCAGAACTTGGATGAAGCGTTTTACTGTTTATAGCAGACACCAATAGCAAAACGAGTTTCAAGAAAGACTCGCAGTCAAAGTTATTTACCTTTTCTGTGCCTTTTTGTACGTctgaaaatataatacaatggCTTTTAAGCTAGCAGGGAAGAGTCAGctaatatttacaaattaacCAAAACAATTGACTTAACCAAAACCAATGCTTATATGGGGTAACGGTGAGGCTACAGGTCACTAAATGCACTTAGCTTGTAGTGCTTGGAAAATTTTTACTtagacttttttgtttgtttgttctccaTAATGAatttttcaacaaaataaaaaaaaaaaaaaagacaaatcattttgttatacattttcttcttttccagTATCTTCTTACAAGAAAGAATTGACCTTGTAAATGTTTCTGGAAAATGTGTAGATATCATTGTTAATATATTGCCATAGTTAAATTCCATAACATGCCAATTACATGTGATACCAATTTCACGTGTCCGCATATACATAAGTtattgcataattttttttcgtTAATTCTTAGTTTTTGCCTTGATAATAGAAAATATGAGCTAGGCATCATGTATGACAGTTGCCAAAATGAGATATGAGCTACAAAAT
The Tachysurus fulvidraco isolate hzauxx_2018 chromosome 7, HZAU_PFXX_2.0, whole genome shotgun sequence DNA segment above includes these coding regions:
- the tlr3 gene encoding toll-like receptor 3, with the protein product MEIWNTVLLLLFLCMWILMQTQAYKNECRVELRKADCSHMNLKTIPQDLPEDIRTLDVSHNCLVELKPSSLTRYHSLEQLDVSYNSLKGVPAGLCQAMPELWRLTLRHNEVHLLQVRDMRNCTRLTHLDLSDNRLRLNGDPFSGTENLAWLDVSRNKLTTARLGSRPQLPSLETLILTGNDITELKKDDFYFLSQSLSFRTLSLSSLPLKKVEHGCFKPLAQLQDLVLDGCKLNPTFMSTLCKELSDTSLRNLSVQDTQQVMLTNSTFMGLGKTNLTILDLSNNKMNQISNGAFQWFPMLVYLSLEYNNLKHLTNGTFMGLKSLRKLKLQMALTKSHTSALPVIDDFSFQPLVQLEYLYMERTAFREITENIFYGLLCLRELNLGWSSTGLKIISNTTFASLKGSPLLQTLNLSGMGIKGLGPGAFSSLGNLKTLVLSHNFINQNLTGKEFEGLNSIKELHLSFNQQMITLMSTAFFHVPTLSTLMLGHALSPNLDVEPSPFRPLVNLMMLDLSNNNIANIRNGLLEGLDHLSVLKLQHNNLARVWKNANPGGPMLFLSDAQNLTVLQLDYNGLDEIPRMAFQGLSQLKYLSISGNLLNFLHDSIFDDLRSLRFLQLQKNLLTSVRRETFRVPLSNLTELIMDHNPFDCTCESMLWFHTWLNTTNTSVPDRDKSYICNTPSMYFNCSVMDFNPESCKDMVPFKAAYIITSTLVLGLMAIAFLVHYQGWRIQFYWNIVVNRTLDINDSRYRRVTECRYEYKAYIVHAQKDKLWVERSLLPLEDKNFRFFLEDRDAMPGCSTLETIVDNMRMSRKVVFVVTEALLNDPWCRKFKAHQALHQVMEENRDSLVLIFLEDVADYLLTQSLLLRKGMLKRRCMVHWPLQKERIPAFRQKLQLALASSNRVR